One genomic segment of Rubeoparvulum massiliense includes these proteins:
- a CDS encoding ABC transporter ATP-binding protein, with protein MAEEFHEEEQLGKAYDGRLMRRLLQYARPYKWILMLCIGLILLITVSELAGPYIIKVAIDEHINVWDQPYAVYPAHHSMDAGFLWNEERYVRLQPDSPLPVGAAPAQVIEEGEQLLLVPAWLDEAKGWTVSQQGDTWLVQQGTEQWVAPPLDQEALTQFRQQDTAALFQLALLYFTLLLFGFGLGYLQQYYLQKTSQRIIFNLRQEIFTHLQRLPLGFYDKNPVGRLVTRTTNDTEAINEMFSSVVVNLFKDVFILLGIMLIMLQLNVKLALLSFCTLPLIIASSLVYKKLARQAFREVKLKIARINATLNENITGMRIVHIFKREEAQHDQFDQINRSHLQSSLKELRTAAIFRPFMDFIYAFGLSLLIWFGGHDVLGGTLQFGVLYAFIDYINRFFQPINNLSERYTVLQSAMASAERIFQLLDQQDTLPDPEKPIEIPKIEGRVQFQNVYFAYQNDEYVLKDISFTVEPGETVAFVGATGAGKSSIINLLSRFYDIQKGHILIDGIDIRQMRKADLRRQIGVVLQDVFLFSGDIRSNIRLNQTNIPDEEVERVARYVNAHTFIEKLPQQYDEPVTERGSTLSAGQRQLLSFARTLLVDPAILVLDEATANIDTETELLIQDSLKKVSHGRTTFIIAHRLSTIQHADKIIVLHKGEIREMGNHQELLQQQGLYYNLYQLQYKEQFLQQGKGAQQLGLA; from the coding sequence ATGGCAGAGGAATTTCATGAGGAGGAACAGCTAGGGAAAGCATATGATGGGCGCCTGATGCGACGACTTCTCCAATACGCCCGACCCTATAAGTGGATCTTAATGCTGTGCATCGGACTTATCCTCTTGATTACCGTAAGTGAGTTGGCTGGCCCCTATATTATTAAAGTGGCCATCGATGAGCATATCAATGTCTGGGATCAGCCCTATGCGGTCTACCCTGCCCATCATTCCATGGATGCAGGCTTTCTCTGGAACGAGGAGCGCTATGTACGCCTCCAGCCAGATTCACCGCTCCCTGTGGGAGCGGCGCCTGCACAAGTAATTGAAGAGGGTGAGCAGCTCCTGCTCGTGCCAGCTTGGCTAGATGAAGCGAAGGGCTGGACGGTGAGTCAACAAGGAGATACATGGCTTGTACAGCAAGGAACGGAACAATGGGTGGCTCCCCCCCTTGACCAAGAAGCTCTTACACAATTTCGCCAGCAGGATACCGCTGCCTTGTTCCAGTTGGCCCTCCTCTATTTCACCTTGCTTCTATTCGGCTTCGGGCTTGGCTATTTACAACAATATTATCTGCAGAAGACGTCGCAACGCATTATCTTTAATCTGCGTCAGGAAATTTTTACCCATCTTCAGCGTCTCCCCCTTGGCTTCTATGATAAGAATCCTGTGGGACGACTGGTAACAAGAACCACCAATGATACGGAAGCCATCAATGAGATGTTTAGCAGTGTAGTGGTCAATCTTTTTAAGGACGTCTTCATTCTTCTGGGAATCATGCTGATCATGCTTCAACTCAATGTGAAGCTGGCACTACTTAGCTTCTGTACCTTACCCCTGATCATCGCTAGCTCCTTAGTCTATAAAAAGCTAGCACGTCAAGCCTTCCGCGAGGTGAAGCTAAAGATTGCACGGATCAATGCCACCCTCAATGAAAATATTACAGGGATGCGGATCGTCCATATTTTCAAACGGGAAGAGGCACAGCATGACCAATTTGATCAGATTAACCGCTCCCATCTGCAGTCTAGCTTGAAGGAGTTACGAACGGCGGCAATCTTTCGTCCATTCATGGACTTCATCTATGCCTTTGGACTCTCCCTCTTAATCTGGTTCGGAGGTCACGACGTACTAGGTGGTACATTACAATTTGGGGTACTCTATGCGTTTATCGATTATATTAATCGCTTCTTCCAGCCTATTAATAATCTGTCGGAGCGCTATACTGTACTCCAATCCGCTATGGCATCAGCAGAACGGATCTTTCAATTGCTCGATCAGCAGGATACCCTCCCTGATCCTGAGAAGCCTATTGAAATACCGAAGATCGAGGGACGGGTTCAGTTTCAGAATGTCTATTTTGCCTATCAGAATGATGAATATGTCTTGAAGGATATCTCCTTTACCGTAGAGCCTGGTGAGACTGTGGCGTTTGTAGGAGCCACCGGAGCAGGTAAGAGTTCCATTATCAATCTGCTCAGCCGCTTCTATGATATTCAGAAAGGCCATATCCTCATCGATGGCATCGATATTCGGCAGATGCGGAAGGCTGACCTACGTCGGCAAATCGGCGTGGTTCTGCAGGATGTCTTCCTATTTAGTGGCGATATCCGTTCCAATATTCGTCTTAATCAGACGAACATCCCCGATGAAGAAGTGGAACGCGTGGCACGCTATGTCAATGCCCATACCTTTATTGAGAAGCTTCCACAGCAATACGATGAGCCTGTTACTGAGCGGGGATCCACCCTATCTGCTGGTCAGCGGCAGCTGCTCTCGTTCGCCCGTACGCTCCTTGTGGACCCTGCCATACTCGTATTGGATGAGGCCACAGCCAATATTGATACCGAAACCGAGCTACTGATTCAGGATAGCCTGAAGAAGGTGAGTCATGGACGTACCACCTTCATTATTGCCCATCGCCTCTCCACCATTCAGCATGCCGATAAAATCATCGTCCTCCATAAGGGCGAGATCCGGGAGATGGGTAATCATCAAGAGCTCCTTCAGCAGCAAGGACTCTACTATAATCTCTACCAGCTCCAATATAAGGAGCAATTCCTCCAACAAGGAAAAGGCGCACAACAGTTAGGCTTAGCCTAA
- a CDS encoding ABC transporter permease subunit: MNIIAINLFKTLFRNAINFLLVMIGITMIVLLPTMFFNAEGAFTPLNYLHNCWSMFSELLTGDFGTYYPTIDLYLRDVNQRSIIQDLLPFMLKSAKIFIPGLLLGIGMGILIAFIFTLFGKKARAILNRSSVLLISFPDFVIIVLLQVLFITINQKTGIRFVSPISSNLHGDAWLLPVLSLSVLPMFLTIRFAMEGIQEVYAKDYILLAYSKGLNRVEVLIKHVLANVITRIFSNFTTIFMMVISNLVIVEQLFNTKGISFFYFDFYPKLSEKSLIIMIMVFWLIGLVIRETTERFLKKIERNYQI; the protein is encoded by the coding sequence GTGAATATCATCGCTATTAATCTATTCAAGACCTTATTTCGAAATGCTATCAACTTTTTACTTGTCATGATCGGGATAACCATGATTGTTCTGCTCCCTACAATGTTCTTTAATGCAGAGGGGGCATTTACGCCACTAAACTACTTACATAACTGCTGGAGCATGTTCTCAGAGCTTTTAACGGGAGACTTCGGAACGTATTACCCGACGATCGATTTATATTTGCGGGATGTGAACCAACGTTCCATCATCCAAGATCTCCTTCCCTTTATGTTGAAAAGTGCCAAGATCTTCATTCCAGGATTGTTATTGGGAATAGGGATGGGTATTTTGATTGCATTTATTTTTACGCTCTTCGGGAAAAAAGCAAGGGCTATACTAAATCGAAGTAGCGTTCTATTGATCTCGTTTCCTGATTTTGTCATCATTGTACTTTTACAAGTTCTCTTTATTACCATCAATCAAAAGACTGGGATTCGCTTTGTATCACCAATCTCCTCCAACCTCCATGGTGATGCTTGGCTATTACCTGTTCTCTCCTTGTCTGTCTTACCCATGTTCTTGACCATTCGCTTTGCGATGGAAGGAATTCAGGAAGTATACGCCAAGGATTATATTCTTCTGGCCTATAGTAAAGGTCTAAATCGCGTAGAAGTACTAATAAAACATGTGCTTGCCAATGTGATTACCCGTATTTTTTCGAATTTTACAACCATTTTTATGATGGTCATCTCTAACTTGGTCATTGTGGAACAACTCTTTAATACGAAAGGAATCAGTTTTTTCTATTTTGATTTTTACCCGAAATTAAGTGAAAAAAGTCTCATCATCATGATCATGGTCTTCTGGCTAATCGGGTTGGTCATAAGAGAAACCACGGAAAGATTCCTAAAGAAGATCGAAAGGAACTATCAGATATGA
- a CDS encoding ABC transporter permease has translation MMKKNSAIVMGIIILVVLLVLSFLSILHPAHDEDAHRMNEEYQKPSFEHWFGTGRGGYDLFYLVISGIKYTILVALAILFLRMLIALPIGLLTGINGGLIQKVLRKIATTLSAIPLFLISFALLARITFNEAIPITTKLIIFIIINACVGAPIIAYTISKIVERINQEPFVEGALILGASKLYLLRKHIFPHMKPYLISLLITEIVHILWLMGHLGIFNIFVGGTLVESSPGLIIYYSITNELAGLLAQNFSFIIVRQAPWLALIPAAVFVLIILAFNLIAEGIRKREQAPLRGVNL, from the coding sequence ATGATGAAAAAGAATTCTGCCATCGTGATGGGAATCATCATCCTTGTTGTCTTACTAGTGCTCTCCTTCCTTTCAATTCTTCATCCCGCTCATGATGAAGATGCACATCGAATGAATGAAGAGTATCAAAAACCTTCATTCGAGCATTGGTTTGGAACAGGAAGAGGTGGATATGATTTATTTTATCTCGTTATCTCCGGCATTAAATATACGATCCTTGTTGCTCTAGCCATTTTGTTCTTACGGATGCTCATCGCTCTACCTATCGGTCTCTTAACAGGAATTAATGGAGGTCTCATTCAAAAAGTATTACGAAAAATTGCTACAACACTATCTGCAATTCCCTTATTTTTAATCTCATTTGCATTATTAGCAAGAATCACGTTCAATGAAGCGATTCCAATAACCACGAAGCTAATCATCTTCATCATCATCAATGCATGCGTAGGTGCACCCATCATTGCCTATACCATTAGTAAGATCGTAGAACGTATTAATCAAGAGCCCTTTGTCGAGGGGGCACTTATCTTAGGCGCTAGCAAGCTATATCTATTACGAAAGCATATCTTTCCTCATATGAAACCTTATTTAATCTCTCTATTAATTACAGAAATTGTCCATATCCTTTGGCTGATGGGACATTTAGGTATCTTCAACATCTTTGTAGGTGGCACCCTCGTTGAATCTTCTCCAGGGTTAATCATCTATTACTCCATCACCAATGAGTTAGCTGGCTTATTAGCACAGAACTTTAGTTTCATCATTGTAAGACAGGCACCTTGGCTAGCTTTAATTCCCGCAGCAGTATTCGTCTTGATTATCCTTGCTTTTAACCTCATTGCCGAAGGTATACGAAAAAGGGAGCAGGCCCCCTTGAGAGGAGTTAATTTATGA
- a CDS encoding SH3 domain-containing protein, with the protein MHYEVVKEHRSNYPQPITLVKGDSVIVGERYAGVEGWNNWVFCIKLDHSAQGWVPEQLLQRDGELGVLTADYTAKELNVDIGDEVVGSKELNGWMWCEKLDDHDTGWVPKENFKKSSTMGSA; encoded by the coding sequence ATGCATTACGAGGTTGTGAAAGAGCATCGGAGTAATTACCCCCAGCCCATTACCTTAGTAAAGGGGGACTCAGTCATTGTTGGGGAACGCTATGCTGGTGTAGAGGGCTGGAATAACTGGGTTTTCTGCATCAAGCTTGACCATTCAGCACAGGGGTGGGTGCCCGAGCAATTGCTGCAACGAGATGGAGAGCTAGGCGTACTCACCGCGGACTATACTGCAAAGGAATTGAATGTGGATATTGGTGATGAAGTAGTGGGCAGCAAGGAATTGAATGGTTGGATGTGGTGTGAAAAGCTTGATGATCACGATACAGGTTGGGTCCCTAAAGAAAATTTTAAAAAATCGAGCACGATGGGTTCAGCGTAA
- a CDS encoding aminopeptidase — MRDPRLTQLAKNLINYSVSLKPGEKILIEMFDHDAEMVKALVEATYEAGGLPFVHLYDQNVQRSLLLGMSEEQAKMQAEWDLERMKAMDAYIGVRAAKNVSQTSDVPSEKNNIWAKFYNHPVHSRERVPHTKWCVLRYPNHSMAQLSKMSTEAFENFYFQVCTLDYSKMDKAMDALVKVMDRTDKVHIKGNGTDLTFSIKDIPKIKCSGHMNIPDGEVYTAPVRDSVNGVVQYNAPSPYHGFVFENVRLRFENGKVVEATSNNTKLLNEILDTDEGARFIGEFAIGVNPYVQHPMGDILFDEKIDGSFHFTPGQSYDEAPNGNNSAIHWDLVCIQRPEYGGGEIYFDDVLIRKDGRFVLPELEILNPENLK; from the coding sequence ATGCGAGATCCTCGCTTAACGCAGTTAGCAAAAAATTTAATTAACTATTCTGTCTCCCTGAAACCAGGGGAAAAAATCTTGATCGAAATGTTCGATCATGATGCAGAGATGGTGAAAGCCTTGGTAGAAGCTACCTATGAAGCAGGTGGTCTACCCTTCGTACATCTCTATGACCAAAATGTCCAACGTAGCCTCCTCCTCGGCATGAGTGAAGAGCAAGCGAAGATGCAAGCAGAATGGGACTTAGAACGGATGAAGGCCATGGACGCCTATATTGGCGTACGCGCTGCCAAAAACGTCTCCCAAACCTCCGATGTTCCGAGCGAAAAGAACAACATCTGGGCTAAATTCTATAACCACCCTGTACACTCGCGGGAACGCGTACCCCACACGAAATGGTGCGTTCTCCGTTACCCCAACCATTCCATGGCACAGCTCTCGAAGATGAGCACTGAAGCCTTCGAAAACTTCTATTTCCAAGTCTGTACCCTCGACTACAGCAAGATGGACAAAGCCATGGATGCCTTGGTAAAAGTAATGGATCGTACAGATAAGGTACATATCAAAGGAAATGGTACCGATCTCACCTTCTCCATCAAGGATATCCCCAAGATTAAATGCTCTGGTCATATGAATATTCCTGATGGTGAAGTTTACACAGCACCTGTTCGCGACTCCGTCAACGGTGTTGTACAATACAATGCACCATCTCCTTACCATGGCTTCGTCTTTGAAAATGTACGTCTACGTTTCGAAAACGGTAAGGTGGTTGAAGCAACCTCCAACAACACCAAGCTATTGAACGAGATTTTGGATACTGATGAAGGTGCTCGCTTTATTGGAGAGTTTGCCATTGGTGTGAATCCCTATGTCCAACATCCCATGGGAGATATTCTTTTCGATGAGAAGATTGACGGAAGCTTCCACTTCACACCTGGTCAATCCTATGATGAGGCGCCCAATGGGAATAACTCAGCGATCCATTGGGATCTAGTCTGCATCCAACGCCCTGAATATGGTGGTGGCGAAATCTACTTCGACGATGTCTTGATCCGTAAAGATGGTCGCTTTGTCCTTCCAGAATTAGAGATTTTAAATCCCGAAAACTTAAAATAG
- a CDS encoding L,D-transpeptidase: protein MAWMSCWKKSLGGFICRPQWILISLLLILLLSIQVKAVEEGVIIHVNRKQNLLTVYMNEVPIYRFLVATGRPGHPTPAGQFTITTKVYHPWYLPKNIPGGSAKNPLGTRWLGLSVPGTGGYKYGIHGTNRNDLLGNPVSTGCIRMRNQDVEFLFRHLPIGTKVIIE from the coding sequence ATGGCGTGGATGAGTTGTTGGAAGAAGAGCCTAGGCGGATTCATCTGTAGACCGCAATGGATATTGATATCTCTCCTTCTGATTCTTTTACTCTCCATACAAGTAAAAGCGGTAGAAGAAGGTGTGATCATTCATGTGAACCGGAAACAGAATTTGCTCACAGTCTACATGAATGAAGTACCGATCTACCGCTTTCTTGTTGCCACCGGGAGACCAGGCCATCCCACTCCTGCGGGACAGTTTACCATTACGACGAAGGTATATCATCCCTGGTATCTACCGAAGAATATCCCAGGCGGTTCTGCCAAAAATCCACTAGGTACACGCTGGTTAGGCTTAAGTGTACCTGGAACAGGCGGATACAAGTATGGTATTCATGGCACCAATCGGAATGATCTCTTAGGCAATCCTGTCTCCACCGGTTGTATCCGCATGCGCAATCAGGATGTAGAGTTCCTCTTTCGCCATCTCCCCATTGGGACGAAGGTGATTATTGAGTAA
- a CDS encoding 5'-3' exonuclease, with the protein MKMVPEEKLMLVDGMSLLFRGFYATGIHGNFMFNPQGVPTNGLFGFMQYLLDAVQQYEPSHVICCWDTPQPTFRHQLYTEYKANRGEPPLELLPQFTLVQPLVEQLGILNMEKPGFEADDLIGTLSANYGQDMEVQILTSDRDSLQLIDEQVHAIIMKRGFANYKRYTIEALQEEVGLQPAQIIDLKALMGDASDNYPGVRGVGEKTALKLLTQFHSIDHLLANLDEVSKGVRQKIEQDLEMLQLSRQLATIKCDIPLSVQLEEARWQGEYMEMDRNTLWRLLQEIPNAQV; encoded by the coding sequence ATGAAGATGGTTCCAGAGGAGAAGCTGATGCTGGTGGACGGCATGTCCCTGTTGTTCCGCGGATTTTATGCCACGGGCATTCATGGAAACTTCATGTTCAACCCACAAGGTGTTCCCACCAATGGTCTCTTTGGCTTTATGCAATACTTATTGGACGCAGTTCAACAGTATGAGCCAAGCCATGTGATCTGTTGCTGGGATACACCTCAGCCCACCTTTCGGCATCAATTATATACAGAGTACAAGGCGAATCGGGGAGAACCACCCCTTGAATTGCTCCCTCAGTTTACCCTGGTTCAACCGCTGGTGGAGCAATTGGGGATTCTGAATATGGAGAAGCCAGGCTTTGAAGCAGATGACCTCATTGGGACGCTGTCAGCTAATTATGGGCAGGATATGGAGGTCCAAATCTTGACCTCTGACCGGGATAGCCTTCAATTGATCGATGAGCAAGTACATGCCATTATCATGAAGCGAGGCTTTGCTAATTATAAGCGTTATACCATAGAAGCATTGCAAGAGGAAGTGGGATTACAGCCTGCTCAGATCATTGATCTCAAGGCCTTGATGGGCGATGCAAGCGATAATTACCCAGGTGTTCGAGGTGTTGGCGAGAAGACCGCTTTAAAGCTACTCACACAATTCCACTCCATCGATCACTTGTTAGCAAACCTTGATGAGGTCTCAAAAGGGGTTCGTCAGAAGATTGAACAGGATCTAGAGATGCTCCAGCTCTCCCGTCAATTAGCTACCATTAAATGTGATATTCCACTCTCAGTTCAGCTGGAAGAAGCACGTTGGCAAGGGGAGTATATGGAGATGGATCGCAATACGCTCTGGCGATTATTACAGGAAATCCCCAATGCACAAGTCTGA
- the argS gene encoding arginine--tRNA ligase, which yields MLKEKVVQLLEAQVSIEPDKIMGLLETPPNRELGDVAFPCFILAKQLKKAPAVIAQELANELHDPLFTKVEANGPYLNFFVDRNQYAIQIMEDARAGKLLHSIGEGKPMIVEYSSPNIAKPFTLAHIRSTMIGQALKNIYGTMGYEAIGINHLGDWGTQFGKLISAYLRWGEEEKVVANPIPELLRLYVKFHEEVELHPELNLEDEGRAWFHRLEQGDEEAHRLWQWFVSESLKEFNRMYEKLNVHIDHFWGESYYQNQMDRVFNELKEKDLLVESKGALVVEVSEEIPPCIVLKNDGSTIYATRDIAAAIYRYEKFHPEQILYVVDARQSLHFQQVFGVIEKMGYEWAKQCKHIAFGLMKIEGESMSTRKGKAVLLEDVLDEAISKVKNIIDEKNPDLPNKEQVAEWVGVGAIVFNDLKNYYAHNVNFQWDEALNFDGETGPYVQYTYARMQSVLRKATVEWKEAPLQAHPAFQTPVAWDLLFHLTKYQEAMERAAEKYDPSQVARFVLDLCALFNRYYNQERLLVDDPAEQIAKLQLVDAAARVLKHGLEVLTLRTPEQI from the coding sequence ATGCTTAAAGAGAAGGTTGTTCAATTACTTGAAGCCCAGGTTTCCATAGAGCCAGACAAGATCATGGGTCTACTGGAAACACCGCCAAACCGTGAGCTTGGTGACGTTGCATTTCCTTGTTTTATCTTAGCAAAGCAGTTGAAAAAGGCTCCAGCCGTTATCGCGCAGGAGCTAGCCAATGAGCTTCATGATCCATTGTTTACGAAGGTGGAAGCCAATGGGCCCTATCTCAATTTCTTTGTAGATCGGAACCAATATGCGATTCAAATCATGGAGGATGCGCGGGCAGGTAAGCTTCTCCATTCCATTGGCGAAGGGAAGCCCATGATTGTAGAGTATTCTTCTCCCAATATTGCGAAGCCATTTACCCTTGCTCATATCCGTTCGACGATGATCGGCCAGGCATTAAAGAATATCTATGGAACGATGGGGTATGAAGCCATCGGTATCAACCACTTGGGTGACTGGGGAACCCAGTTCGGGAAGCTTATCTCTGCCTATCTCCGTTGGGGTGAAGAGGAGAAGGTTGTGGCCAACCCGATTCCAGAATTACTTCGTCTCTATGTGAAATTCCATGAAGAGGTGGAGCTACACCCTGAATTAAATCTGGAGGATGAAGGCCGTGCTTGGTTCCATCGTCTTGAGCAGGGGGATGAAGAAGCTCATCGTCTCTGGCAATGGTTCGTTTCTGAAAGCCTGAAAGAGTTTAATCGGATGTACGAGAAGCTCAATGTGCATATTGACCACTTCTGGGGTGAGAGCTACTACCAGAACCAAATGGATCGGGTCTTCAATGAACTGAAGGAAAAGGATCTCCTCGTTGAGAGTAAAGGTGCCCTTGTGGTAGAAGTGAGTGAAGAGATTCCACCCTGTATCGTGCTGAAGAATGATGGAAGCACGATCTATGCAACACGGGATATTGCAGCGGCCATCTATCGGTATGAGAAGTTCCATCCAGAGCAGATTCTCTACGTAGTGGATGCGCGTCAAAGCCTACACTTCCAACAGGTTTTCGGTGTGATTGAGAAGATGGGCTATGAATGGGCGAAGCAGTGTAAGCATATTGCCTTCGGGCTCATGAAGATTGAAGGAGAGAGCATGTCCACTCGGAAAGGGAAGGCGGTTCTCCTTGAAGATGTACTCGATGAAGCTATCTCTAAGGTAAAGAATATTATTGACGAGAAGAATCCTGACCTCCCCAATAAGGAGCAAGTGGCAGAATGGGTGGGCGTTGGTGCCATTGTCTTCAATGACCTGAAGAACTACTATGCTCATAATGTGAACTTCCAATGGGACGAAGCGCTCAACTTCGATGGCGAGACAGGTCCCTATGTTCAATACACCTATGCACGGATGCAGAGTGTATTACGGAAGGCCACGGTCGAGTGGAAAGAAGCACCTCTACAAGCACATCCTGCGTTCCAAACGCCGGTGGCATGGGATCTCCTATTCCACCTGACCAAATATCAGGAAGCCATGGAGCGGGCAGCAGAAAAATATGATCCATCGCAGGTAGCACGGTTTGTCCTCGATCTATGTGCCTTGTTCAATCGCTATTATAATCAAGAGCGGTTATTGGTGGATGATCCAGCGGAACAGATTGCGAAGCTCCAATTGGTGGATGCAGCTGCACGGGTATTGAAACATGGGTTGGAAGTGCTCACACTTCGGACACCAGAGCAGATCTAA
- the moaC gene encoding cyclic pyranopterin monophosphate synthase MoaC, translated as MDQHDVLTHFNEQQRAKMVDVSDKAETARVAVSVSQVQMQPETLERILAGTVKKGDVLAVAQVAGIMAAKRTSDLIPMCHPLALTGVDIRFWNNEKDTIFFEVTVKTTGKTGVEMEALTAAQVVGLTIYDMCKAMDKAMILGPTHLLKKSGGKSGDFTFPGTSPLQLNQN; from the coding sequence ATGGATCAGCATGATGTATTAACCCATTTTAATGAACAGCAACGGGCGAAGATGGTGGATGTATCGGATAAAGCGGAGACAGCACGAGTTGCTGTCTCCGTGAGTCAGGTGCAGATGCAGCCTGAGACATTAGAACGAATTCTTGCTGGCACTGTGAAAAAGGGTGATGTTCTCGCAGTTGCGCAAGTGGCTGGCATCATGGCAGCGAAGCGAACTTCTGATCTGATCCCCATGTGTCATCCCCTGGCTCTCACTGGTGTGGATATCCGCTTCTGGAATAATGAAAAGGATACGATCTTTTTCGAAGTAACGGTGAAAACAACAGGGAAAACAGGCGTGGAGATGGAGGCTTTAACGGCTGCACAGGTAGTGGGATTAACCATCTATGATATGTGTAAAGCCATGGATAAGGCCATGATCCTAGGCCCCACTCATTTACTGAAAAAAAGCGGTGGTAAGAGTGGAGATTTTACCTTTCCTGGGACATCTCCCCTACAATTGAATCAGAATTGA
- the moaA gene encoding GTP 3',8-cyclase MoaA gives MALIDRFGRKHDYLRISVTDRCNLRCVYCMPPEGVPFVPHSEILSYEQITEVVRVGAKLGIRRLRLTGGEPLVRKDIEKLVSQLAAIEGIEDIALTTNGIFLAKKAQALKEAGVTRINLSLDTMDPEKFAMVTRGGDVKRVLDALHTSIAVGFSPIKLNVVLMKGVNDNEVADFLKLSMEHPIQVRFIEYMPIGHENDEWRTKYLPLTHVHTICDQLGVPYGPTDLVYGNGPAENFRFEGAKGSFGLIHPVSEHFCSNCNRLRLTADGFLKPCLYWDEELNVKRALGDEEALTQLFNKALEVKPENHEMANALNHEAKSHKPTTRRMSQIGG, from the coding sequence ATGGCTCTTATTGACCGCTTTGGACGAAAACATGATTATCTACGGATCAGTGTTACAGATCGCTGTAACCTACGTTGTGTATACTGCATGCCCCCTGAGGGTGTGCCATTCGTCCCTCACTCTGAAATTCTAAGCTATGAACAGATTACTGAAGTGGTACGGGTCGGTGCCAAGCTCGGGATTCGTCGCCTTCGTTTAACAGGAGGAGAACCGCTCGTCCGTAAAGATATTGAGAAACTGGTTTCCCAGCTTGCAGCCATTGAAGGCATTGAAGATATCGCTTTGACCACCAATGGTATCTTCTTAGCGAAAAAAGCACAAGCCCTCAAGGAGGCTGGGGTCACTCGGATCAATCTCAGTCTTGATACTATGGATCCTGAGAAATTCGCCATGGTCACTCGTGGCGGTGATGTGAAGCGGGTATTGGATGCACTCCATACCAGCATCGCCGTTGGCTTCTCACCTATTAAGTTAAATGTGGTGCTAATGAAGGGTGTCAATGATAATGAAGTAGCAGACTTCTTGAAGTTGAGCATGGAGCATCCCATTCAAGTGCGTTTTATCGAATATATGCCCATTGGACATGAGAATGATGAATGGCGTACGAAGTATCTGCCCCTCACCCATGTGCATACCATCTGTGACCAGTTAGGCGTTCCCTATGGTCCAACGGATTTAGTCTATGGGAATGGGCCAGCAGAGAACTTCCGCTTTGAAGGAGCCAAGGGGAGCTTTGGCTTAATTCATCCAGTGAGTGAGCATTTCTGTAGTAACTGTAATCGTCTCCGTCTTACTGCAGATGGTTTTCTGAAGCCTTGCCTATACTGGGATGAGGAACTCAATGTGAAGAGAGCTCTTGGCGATGAAGAAGCATTAACTCAGCTTTTCAATAAAGCATTGGAAGTGAAGCCAGAGAATCATGAAATGGCTAATGCCCTCAATCATGAAGCAAAGAGTCACAAACCAACGACACGACGGATGTCCCAGATTGGAGGCTAA